A segment of the Lycium ferocissimum isolate CSIRO_LF1 unplaced genomic scaffold, AGI_CSIRO_Lferr_CH_V1 ctg15085, whole genome shotgun sequence genome:
attgcttatgcgtCGCGATAGTTgaaaagcatgagaagaattacccgactcATAACTTGGAGTTAGTTGCTGTGgtatttgctttgaagatttggcgtCACTACTTGTATGATAAGCATTATGATGTTTTcactgatcacaagagtctacaatatattttcaagcagcgAGAGTTGAATCTCAGACAAAGGAGATAGTTGAAGTTATTGAAAGACTACGACTTGAACATCTTGTGTCATCCGggtaaggctaatgtggttgcTGATGCTCTGAGTAGAAAGTCTATGGGCACGTTGGCATATCTACGTGCACATGACATGCCTATGGGAAGGGAAATTCTAAGACTTGCTAGTCTTGGTGTCAGACTTGATGAAACCGAAGAGGGTGAGTTAGTAGGAATCCCGCTAGCACGGTTCGACATTGTGGAAAGGATCAAGTCCAAGCTGTATGACAATGAACTTTTGATGAAACTGCGGGATGGAGTAGAATGGGGTGAGTACACTTCAGTTGGGACAGGTGATAGTGTCCTACGGTTGCAAGGGcagttatgtgttcctgatgttgacGGACTTCGACAAGAATTGATGGTAGAGGCACATAGTTCTAAATACTCTGTGCATCCGGGGTCCACCAAGATGTAcaaggatttgaaacaacactattggtgaAAGATcatgaaggttgatatttctaactttgtggctaagtgtttgaactgTCAACAGGTTAAGGCTGATCATCGAAGGCCTGGGGGCTTG
Coding sequences within it:
- the LOC132042406 gene encoding uncharacterized protein LOC132042406; amino-acid sequence: MGTLAYLRAHDMPMGREILRLASLGVRLDETEEGELVGIPLARFDIVERIKSKLYDNELLMKLRDGVEWGEYTSVGTGDSVLRLQGQLCVPDVDGLRQELMVEAHSSKYSVKADHRRPGGLAQNIEIPHWKWEVINMDFVVGLPRTKAKSDSIWVIVDRLTIYSHFLPGKTSYIAMEYAKLYLKEIVILHGILTSIISDRDFGGNWDEHLPLVEFAYNNSYQASI